In Campylobacter sp. 2014D-0216, the following proteins share a genomic window:
- a CDS encoding glycosyltransferase family 9 protein, with product MKNCIIVNPFSITVDFTLKTTSFLELIACIRISYPNIAIIIPTYNDIHDTFIKNIEQFNINLLSEIYIFKNNDDILNLAELISQSKCIISPSTGPIHIASNMKIPSIGLYPKKDSIFWPTYNKDYVFIDKKYNELSHNEINKIITSVIDKLKNYIN from the coding sequence ATCAAAAATTGCATTATTGTAAATCCCTTTAGCATTACAGTAGATTTCACACTAAAAACAACTTCATTTCTTGAGCTTATAGCATGCATTCGAATTTCATATCCAAATATTGCTATTATTATTCCAACTTATAACGATATTCATGATACTTTTATAAAAAATATTGAACAATTTAATATAAATCTTTTATCAGAAATTTATATTTTTAAAAATAATGATGATATTTTAAATTTAGCTGAACTTATATCTCAATCAAAATGCATTATTAGTCCCAGTACAGGTCCAATTCATATCGCAAGTAATATGAAAATTCCTAGTATTGGATTATATCCTAAAAAAGATAGTATATTTTGGCCAACATACAATAAAGATTATGTTTTTATTGATAAAAAATATAACGAATTATCACACAATGAAATCAATAAAATTATAACAAGTGTAATTGATAAACTTAAAAATTATATCAATTAA